A segment of the Lolium perenne isolate Kyuss_39 chromosome 3, Kyuss_2.0, whole genome shotgun sequence genome:
cctatttagttagagtctattcttagcctctgtagttagtgaaatactctacacatagagttcgtgataagactagactacgagtcgttcttctggagtttatttgcaattttacctcattgtaaaataggaggctgtgatgatcttatgtaactgagtcgatgttgtaattctatagacataccttggacccgcatatgtttctgttgtaccactctgagcgatataatactagtggaacggtgtttcattggtgttatatcagacttgcatactacaccatgcagtggtatgccgggtcaccacatccggcacgccgccgggacggggaattgcccccggaatccatctccatcaacaccaccgccatcttcatcgcccttgctgtctcccatgatgaggagggagtagttctcccccgaggctgagggctctaccggtagctatgtggttcatctctctctcccatggtgtgatctatatgaatatgtatatgttactcttgtctattatgcactctagaggttactttaatatgaactccggatgttgtggagcttgtttactccggcttgaggtgtgcttttgtagccctacacaatgaatggtgtttgttatccaacaagagagtgtttgagagtagtacttatttgttcatctatgtgatcataggctttgcaatctagatgtcatatactattcaagtgttttattatgtgaactttggagttactgtgacctctacctccctgagttcgataaaccttgggtgattcacttaagggaaacttgctgctgttctacaaacctctgctcttggaggcccaacactatctacaggaatagaagcgtgcgtagacatcagggttcccaacggacatgtgcttcacgcgttatcatgtCTCCGTCGACAACCGGGTTCTACAACGACGACCCCTCCACCACTCTCGGGTGCGTGACGCCAAACTTGTCGCTGCACTACCAGGATACTctgccgcatggcggcttcaaccccaacgccGTCTTCTACTCCCCGACGTACAAGCAAGCTCCCCAGCAcgagccaggacccggtgcgGATGACGCCCCGTTTACTGGCCGTAGGGGCCCGCTCAAATTCGAGAGCAccggtgctgaggaggaggagaaggggagggggtggaggacgaggagggtggcgacgaagaggatgatggcgcggaggatgGCGATGATCTCGTGCAGGTTGACGCGACCggcgtgaggaagaagaagaagacggcaTCGGtcacacgaggccccaagtggacggtTCTAGAGGATCAATTTCTCTGCAAGTTGTggtcgacggtgagccatgactccatcatcgatGCCAAACAAAAGTACGGGAAGTATTGGACGAGGATCAAGggcgagttcgatgagcgcaagctaatCAACAAcgactacaacaaagtgacaatgaagaggagccaaaagacaatgtcgacgcgatgggttATCATTCAGGCGTCAGTGAACATGTTCCATTGTTTCCATCACAAGGTCGAGACCAGAGGCGACAACGGCATTGACGTCAACGGTGTGGTACGACTCTTTATTAGCTAATTCGTAGTGCCTACATTTTGTTCGATGATATGTGATTGTGTTTCCTGTTGTTAGTTCGATAAGCCCATGGATATGTACCGGAAGAAATCGGACGGGAAGTCATTcacgctgatgcattgctatagcaagctcaaaaaGAATGAGAAATGGCAGTTGACCCACATTTCGTTGTCGAAGGGGAAAGACGGCATTGATTTGGATGCGCCACTGGCAACATCGGCAGGTCGTCCTATCgacaacaaggctgccaaggccgtcttggccgacgctgcgtcgaccgagaagacgcaggcgtcgatcacgcAGTGCCTCACCGAGCTCTTATCGACACTGCTCTCCCGCGACAAAAAGACCGACGAAagatgggtggcgctgctcaagaggcaagaggagaagatgGAGCTCAAGAAACACAAGGACGACATGTCCCCGCTGAGAGCATCGACAGAAGGAATGTCTCCCGGGACGCGGGCggtgcacaacttcttcaaaggccagacaCTCGACGACATCAAAGCAAAAATGGCGGCGGCCAAGGTGGCGTCCGATGCAGCGACAGCGGCAGCAATCCCAACCCCGGAGCAAGAGCCGGCAGACGCGTCTGCGACAACATCTACTGGTACACCtgtgatatggatatccaggcctggtacactaggacagccattgatatgatgaTTAGGTTGTACCAATATTTTATCATagtcttgttattaggaaataataatgtagccatgtcatgtggtgggccaaattAGGTTATTAGTGTGTCTGTTGGGATTGGGTCTGTCCAACCCAACTAGGGCTAGGCAAATAGTGGGGCGCCCCAGCCcaataggggctggccggccaccctcccccctcatataaggaggtggggcggctagggttaggtttAGATTAGATTGAATCCAGAACATGTAGAACTTCGAGTTCATACTATCACCGTTCCTATGGGATCAGTGTGCGTGACGGCGTCTTGGACGTCCGTCCAGTTATCCAATAAAGGTGTGAGAGTTcttgagtctgtcaagagtaatcatatgtgcttgagtatccttgaatctgtcgAGGGAGTACAAGAGGTCCTATGGATCatcaaggtgcatcgtgaaaTATCGGGCAACACCTAGGAGGAACTGCTGGGATCCCcctcatcatgtggtatcagattgCTAGGTTGATCACGGTGCAGATTGGTTTGTTGCTCAATTGTTTCTGCTCGATTGCTGTGGCTACCATTGGGTACGTCGCCGCCATGCTGTTGGTGAAGATCAAGGAGGAGGAAGTGGGAGGCAGAGTCAAGTTCCAGAGGCCTTCGTTCATGCGGAGGTGGTGGCTGCAAGGGAGAGGAAGGAATAGTGCTGTTGAAGCTCTGCCACGACAGGTTTTCGCCGGAAATCCGTGCCGCGGCAAGAAAAATCGCGAGGAACGAGTCGTTTCCGTCCGGCGGCCGGCACCAGATCTGGTTGACCGGCTCCACAGCCGGGCCGATCCGGTCACACGACCGGCAGAACGGCCCCCAAACCGGCGGTCCCGGCGCtatgtccggttggaccggctcccaGGCCGGGCTGGCCGGCATAAACCGGGTCCAGCACCGGTGCCAACCGGGGCGGGTCCAGGGGAGCAGCGGAGGTTCACCCGGCCCACAGGCCAGCAGACCGGGTCCCACACCGGTTGGACCGGCAcccaggccggtcagaccgggcaccAGGCCGGTTGGactgacgtccaggccggtcgtaCCGGGCCCCAGGCCGACAGTTCCAGACGTGCATCTGGCAATATCGGCATCCAGACCTGCAGCGCCACTTGTGCAGCTGTTGTTTGTTCGTCACGGAGTGGAAGAAAGTTTGCTCTTCAAGGAGGAAGACAATGGTGTTTCAGAAGGGTGCATACTCAGGTGTTGTCTATTTGGATCCAAGGCGGACAtgaatttattttgttttgttttgggtGATATGTATGGTGCGCATCAGTTGCATTTGGAAGGATACGTGTGTCTTAaatcaggttgatggcgtcgaagaccaaatggcgccaaggacaagtcaagctagtcgagaggggggatgaggtgtggaagactggcgaggcttgaggatgaagttcggcgatgttcttatctgacgctaccctttttctagcagaccctcacgcgttggggacaacgcttcttgaagaaggggaggatgatatggatatccaggcctggtacactaggacagccattgatatgatgattaagtctaagcctctaaggttgtaccagtattttatcatagtcttgttattaggaaataatattgtagccaggtcatgtggtgggccaaattAGGGTTATTAGTGTGTCTGTTGGGATTGGGTCTGTCCAACCCAACTAGGGCtaggcccatagtggggcgccccagcccaataagggctggccggccacgctccccctcatataaggaggtggggcggctagggttaggtttAGATTAGACTGAATCCAGAACATATAGAACTTCGAGTTCACACTATCACCGTTCCTATGGGATCGGCGTGCGTGACAGCGTCTTGGACGTTCGTCCGGTTATCCAATAAAGGTGTGAGAGTTcttgagtctgtcaagagtaatcatatgtgcttgagtatccttgaatctgtcaagggagttcaagatctatcggtcctatggatcatcaaggtgcatcgtgaaagatcggaCAACACCTAGGAGGATCAGCTGGGATCCCCCTCATCAACCTGCGTCGGCCTCTGCCTCGGCGTCGGCGACGAGCATGCACACCGGGCAGATCACGACGAGGTcgtcgtgatcgacgggcctacGTCGACTCAGGATGCGCCGTCGCCGAACCCCTTACCCTTCTTCTAATTTTTACGTCggcctgtaatatgatcgcgcgcccggTACTTTGATCGCAGCTACTCTGATCCCGACGatttcggcgggaacgatctcttttgagtgcaaactatttgaatttctgtTTGGGGACGGCGCTCCCCAgcagcgtcccccaaacgcgggacaaataaaacacgtcccccaaacactcGATCCGACGCCGTTTGGGGACGCGGCTAGATATGCTCTTAGTGGCTTGACCGTGCGTGTGTGCATGCTAGGTAGTGGCTAGTGGGTGTGCGCTGCTGCATTTGGTCAGCTATTTAATCCCTATAATTCAGTTGAGTCAGTACCGAGTGAACAAGAGAAAAGGTAGATGTGTGTTGTAGCAAAACTACGTGTGTCGAGTGTAAGCGCGcgagtcttcttcctcctcgagcaaaGCTATCACTGCAATTGAGGTGGAAATATTTTTTAAATGTTCTGTTTTGTAGCAGAAATTTTCCAGTTTCGACGCAATCCCACATAAAAATTGTAGTGAGAATTTTATTCTTGTGTTGCAATGTTTCTCCGTGAGATGCAACTCCTTACAAAGTTTTGTAGAAGATTTTATCCCCTTTTGATGCAAATCCGCCAAATAATTGTAGTGGATTTTTTGTTGTATGGTGCAATTGAGGTTGAAATCCTTTGAATGTTTTGTAGCAGTAATTTTACACTTTCGGTGCAATATAAATAACAATTGTACCAGGATTTTTAAATTTCTAAGTCATGAACTCTTGCATAATTTCATCCTCACGCGTAGACACGGGACCCAAAAGTCCGCGTCATGAACTCTTGCATGACCGCCAAATAAATAACAATTTCTAAGTCATGAACTCTTGCATGACCACCACTTCACTGGACCAATATTAACCTAGCTCACATACTGCTCGTCTCAACTTGCTATCATAAATTATCAAGCGTGCAATTATTGGCTCGTAAAAGAGAAAAAACAATTATGCACATTATTGCTGATGAAGCCACGTGATGGCGTCGTGGAAACAGGTCTGGAACCTCTGCATGCCAGCCGGCGGCAGAGACATGCCCACCTCCATGCCGCCGCCGCTCTGGCGGCTCTCCGCCACTGCCATGGCGCCGGTCCTCGCCACGGAGACGATCTCCACCTTGGCCGGCCGGCCAAACCCAAAGTCGACGTCGTAGACCCGGAACCTCGGCGAGCCCGCCACGGTCAGCACCCCGCCGCCGGACGCGCTGGCCTCTCTTATCCGCTCCATCCACAGCGCCATCTTCTCCGGCGACCCGAGTTCGCCCACCGCCCGCTCGATCGCCGCGGCAATGGCCGTGCATGCGGCGAGGAGGCCATCGGCGCCGGCAGCGGCGAGCTGGTTCTTGGGTGCGGCTTGCATGGCGGCGCCGATGCAGTTGCCGAAGTACTCGTCCGGGATGGGATCGGGCTTCATCCGCGAGCGCTGGTCGATGGGGAAAATGAAGTGAGTCTGCTCGCTGTTACTTGCTGCATCGTCTTTGGATCTCTGGTAGCACGACCAGATGAAGCCGAAGGTGGCGACCAGCGAGGTGCATCTCGGCGGCCTGGCACCAGCGGCGGCGACTACGACGTCCTTCACTCGCTGTATGTCTTCTTTAGACAGCGTGAAGGTGGCGACGAGCTGGTCGTCAGCCATCTTGACGTACTCCATCTCGTCGGTGCTCAGCAACTTGTATAGGGGGCAGCCGCCGCTTGGGTCGTCAAGGAGTGTCCTGTCCATGACAGGGGGCGGTGGTGCGCCAGTGCCAGTGCCGGCCGCGGCGGCCCAGGTATGGAGGAACCGCGTCGAGGACGCCCCATCGCAGGCGGCATGGTGCAGGGACAAGCCGACGGCGAGGCCGCGGCCGCCGCGCAGAACCGTAGCCTGCACGGTGAGCACCGGGCCGACGCCGACCGGGAGTGGCGGCACGAGCGGCAAGATCTTGGCGACCTCCCTCGCCTCGTCCTCGGCCAGCTCGTCAACGTCGGCGTCGTACTCGGCGACGGTGAAGGTGACGCTGTCGCCCGGGTGGTAGTGGAGCTCGTAGCGATCGTCGGTCCCCGGGGTGAGGCGGAGGCGGCCGGCGAGCGGGTAGAAAGCGCCGAGAGCTTGGGACAGCGAGGATTTGAGGTTGGAGAGGATGGACGTGATGTCATCGCTGGTGCCTGGGATGAGGCGGTAGTAGAAGACGCGCTCCACCGGCGGGGAGTTGAGCCAGAAGACGTCGAAAAAGTTGAGCGGCAGGGAGCAGGCCGTGTCCGGCGCCGGCGCCGAGGGCGCTACAACGGCGCTCTCGAGGACGCTGAGCTCTAGGATTGGCGCCATATCGCTGGATGGATTGGTGCAGGGGGCGTACGATAGAGGTCCTGCTTTACTTACTTAATGGAGTAGTAGTATATACTGTAGTAGTGTGGTATATACCATGTGTTACCGTAAGGGATGATGTAAGTGTCTGTCTGGCTGGTAGATGCCGATAGAGACGGAGTGAAATATAGTACTTActataacacatggacagataagcaGAGCATGTGCTCATGCACCAGTAGTTATGATAACGATGAATTTTTATGTGCATTATTACAGAGAAAATAATTGATGAGGCCGCATGTCTCTATAGTATAAAAGGATTTATTTCAACACACTTCCATAAATTTGAAGTATTTATCTCCAAGAAAATCATGAGTGCCAATCCTATCCATCTATCATTTGTCAACATGTCTATATCTACATTGTGTCATTGCATACTAAGTCAAGTGATAAGGTTTCGACCCATGCATGAATGGGATCTAACAATACTTATTTTCATCACACGACCAACACAAGGCTATCTAGTCTAGTAGTTTAAGGGGTAGGAACAAGGAACCACATCGCTCTCTCTATATATGGTTCTAATTTTTAATAGGCGATCGAGAGAAGATCAGGAATGCCGGTTCTCCGTGTCGGCACATCCGCAAGGCCATGTGTGCTCTACAAGGTAAGTGGAGAACTACGTCGAGTGACCAATATAAGCTCAAGACCATGCACACAGTCGTCCTCGTGATGGCGGATACGGTGAATCATGTCAAGCTAATTGAGCTATTGGCCGGAGAGATATATAGTTAGTATGGGTTCGAGCATAGCATCAACAAGAAAATCGGATCATGGTACCGGTGGAATGTGAGCCTTACCACTACTATCTTCGTTTCAAAACAAGTAGCGCATTTTTTTTCTTGATATGAATGTATCTACGCATTTTTTAATCTATAGGCTTTGCGCTGCCATTGACTGTACCCCTTGCTACCCTAACAAGTATCATTGTTGTTGGTTGCTCAGATTGTTCCCATCCTTGCCTCCTTCTATCATCTATTCTAAAGTTCCATCTCATTGACCACATAAACTATTTCTATAGTTAGAGCAGACCAGATCACCCAGTTCCGCTCAATTGGGCTGATCAACGTAATTTTCAAAATTCTCTCCAAAGCCTACACCACCTGCCTTGACCCGATCGCCCATCGCATCATTAGTCCCAATAAAACAGTTTCATCAAGAAAGAAACATCCTGGACGACTCGCTTGCTTTGATCGAAATCGTTCACGAACTGCGGGCTAAAAAAATAGGAGGGGTCCTACTCAAGCTCGACATCGAAAAAGGTTATGACCATGTTAACTGGGATTTGCTAGAAGAAGTTCTGCACTGTAAGGGTTTTAAGGAAGGCTTCATCCATCGCATCTCCCAACGGGTGCTGGGTGGCAAGACGGCAATTTTGATCAACATGGAGATAGGAGCTTTCTTTAGGAACAAGAGGGGAGTGAGACAAGGGGACCCACTTTCCCCTCTCCTCTTTACCTTCATAGAGGAAGCTCTATTTCGTATCTTGTTGGCTGGTGCAGGGGCGGGTCACATCAATGGTGTGGTACTACACTTAACTCCTGGGGAAATCACACACCTTCAATATGCGGACGATACACTTATCCTTGTCCTTTGACGAAGACATTGCAAATCTGAAATTTCTGCTCATGTGCTTTGGGGATATGTCGGGCCTGAAGATCAACTACCATAAAAGTGGAGTGATCGTCTTGGGCCAACCTGAGGAAGAACAATCTAGAATCTCCAACCTGCTCAATTTTAAGCATGGGGCTTTCCCTTTCATGTACTCGTATCTCAGCTTACATATTATGGATAGGAAGCTGATCTTGGAGCAATGGCTCTTCTTGGTCAGGAAGCTGGCAGGCAAGATTGAACCCTGGCTtagcaaattactcacattcggaGGTCGGCTCATCCTCTCCAACGCATGCCTGGACAACCTCCCAattattgcgatgggattgtttTTGCTCCAGGATGGAATCCATGCTAGATTATAcactttttgctccaaattttaTTGGGAGGGCTCGGGTCCGAAGCGCAAATATCACTTGGTTAACTGGACCACAATGAGCATACCCAAAACCATGGGGGGCTTAGGACTGTTAAACACAAAGAAAATGAATATTGCACCTCTCCCAAACTGGGTGTGGAGATTGTACCACTAGGAGGACGCCATCTGGGCCCAGTTAATCCGATCCAAATATCGAGATGCCAATAACTTGTTTGCGGATACGGGCCATGGGGCTCTCAATTTTGGAACAAACTGCACTGTCAAACATTACTTTATCCTGGGGCCTAAGTTCGTCATGCAGAATGGCTCCCGTACTCGTTTTTGGTTGGGCTGGTGGATTGGAGATCCTCCCTTGAAAGACATGTTCCCGTTTCTCTTCTCTATCTGCAATAACACTACAGTTCTGGTGGCTCAGGTATGCCAGGCCGACGGAGTGCCGCTTCGTTTCCACCGCTCCCTTGACCAGTTGGGTCTGGCTCAGTGGCGTGAGTTTTATGCTCTGGTGGTGGATGTGGGTTTAGGTTCGGGCCATGACCAGGTGGTCTGGCATCTTGACTAATTTGGTAGATACTCGGTTAATTTGATGTACATCAAATTGTCGCATGGGGCGATGGTAGCCCACTTTAAAGATATCTGTGGGGGTGGTGCCTCTCAAGATTAAGATCCTCTCATGGAAGTTGGTGCGGGATAAGCTTTCGTCGAGTCTGTAGATCGCCACCCGTAATGGTCCGCCTGATGGTGCTTGCTCTCTATGTGGTGCCCCTGAGGATGGCGCTCACATTTTTTCTCATGTTCCTTAGCTAAATTCATGTGGAGTGTGCTTCGCCAGCTACTGGGGTGCAGCTTGCACCCGACGAATTTTGCCCAATTTTATCACATTCTTTCCAGCTTGGCGAGTTATCGTTGTAGATTGCTCGTGGTGTTGTTTCTTGTGCAGTCCTGGGCATTGTGGAACATTTGGAATAAGCTGAcaattaaaaagaaagtaatgAACCACCCCACTAATGTTATCTACAAAACTATGGTTTTCTTGCATATGTGGAGTATCAAATCCAAGACTAGGGACCATGAAGGTTTATGCTGGATGATGGATGAGCTTTGCAAGTTGTTCGCTTCCTTGAGGACAAGCGTCTGAAGCCCATGGTGTTCTTAGTGAGCATTGTGGTCTCTTGGCTGGTTTTTGGGGAGGACCCCTATCTCTTCCGTGGTGTGGTGTGTGCGTGTAATGCTAGTTCATTTGGCTAAGTTGTATGCCGCGGAATACTGTACTCTTGTGTTGAACCTCTTAggatttattaatttaaagttgtGCTTCtaatgccttttatctaaaatttTTTTTTACCGTTCTTCATACCCTCTATCCATTTTTGTGTTTGCACATgtgaaagaatgaaattttaccgTTCTTCATAACCTCGGTAAGATCCACACAACTTATGAAATTTCTCATCACCCACATATATATTCTAATAATCAAGGAAAACAATTTCCACCTATGGGccgatcaaaaaaaaaaagatcagtAAGTCGGCCCTTCAAAGTGCTTGGCCTCCTCAACTTATGTCCCCGACTTCTCTCCTCTTTCTTCCATAGGGCTCCCTACATGACTCCGTCCCTTGTGTCGCTATGCTACCACTCCGTCCACACGATACTTCCCATATTTCCCTTGTGCTGCTATGCTACCTCCTCCAAACCCCACATTTGCATAAGGATGGCATGGATGGACCTTATGTGGGAGCTTCGTTTAAGTCTTAAACATGGAACTCATTCGCAGTGCCTAGTTCGGAGAAACTATGCGCCAAGGAGATGGATATATGGTAGCAGTATCTAGCTCCATCAGGGCTCTTGTGTTTGAATGGATATCTGCAGGATGTGCACCCACCACGGACTAATGTGGATATTATTACTATGAACAGTTGCTGGAATATGTGAATATGGCCTCACATTTTGCATGTCATGGACTAGCGGTGTTTTATATCATGGGTGTATCATGGGGTACATACTTGTAATTTATTATACAGGGGCAGCGTACACACGGAAATCCTCTGGGCTAATGCACGAGAGAGAGAAAAAATATTTATACAAGTTCAGGCTCTAGTAAACCTCATCAGATAAAGACCATGGGTGTGTTTGGATTGTTCCTACAGCTGCCCTACCAAAATTGGTTAGCCAATTTTTTGGCGTGGAATTCTGCCACCCACAGGTTGCCAAAATTTTGGCAAGAATCAATGAAGGAAACTACAAGTAGTCCAAAGGCAGCCAAATAATTGGTAATGAACCAAACATGTGGAAAGATATTTGGCATGACCATTTTTTTGGTAGGGTGAGTTGGGGCCACAAACCAAACAGGCCCCATACTCTTGTTTATGGATAGACTAGTAATCGAGCACGCGCACATGCACACTTAATAAAATTCCTAAATCAATAAATTAATCATATGAAAATATAACATCATACATTGCCCACATGCAACCAAATTATAACAATACTTGTTAAGGATAATATGAGTTGGCCTCTAAATTTAGGGTAACCTTGGAAATGCTGCAGATTGATCATTTTTGAGATCAATAGGGAAACTTCCCTGCATCCACTATTTTTGTAAAATGCAAAAAATAATTAGACATACATGACCCAAACCTGTAGCATAAAATACTTTCAGAAGGATTAGTGGCTAAGGTATAAGTTTCTGCAATCCCTTTAGAAGGCAACGAACAAGACGTTAAGGCCATATTCTTTAATGCAAAAAACAAAATAGAGAGAGGAATTGATCCAAAGATGCGGCATGCCTAAATATCAGAAACCAAATTTCTTATGAGTCCCAAGCCGGTATCTCACTATCGGCTATGTGATGAACAGTGTACCTTCAGAACGAGTATGATTGATCACATCATTGAAACATCATCGAGTAATGCTATATTTGTTGATCACCATAATGTAAGGAGAGCATTGTGCATACCCATTAGAATATCCGAATTAGAATATCGTTTGATTTGTCCATAATGTGAGGAGAACGTTGTGCATACCCATTTTTGCACCTATACAACCAATGATGGGTGGGAGCTAAACAGGAGCAAGATCTTACTGACTAAATAGATGGCTGTGATCGTATGGAGGTGAACACCCAAcagccgagagtgcgaatcgctGCGAGAGCGCGGTAGTATAACTTCCCATCAAGCTTTTCTTGCAGGCACTTTATAATGCAGGGTTGCAGAGACTGACTCCCCCTGACAACACAACATTGCACATCCTCAGCAAGGTTTGTGAAGACAAGCAATTAACACCCCGCACCAAGGCCTTCTCATGGAGAATTATCAGAAGAGATATTCCCACAAGAGAAAGAGCTTCGAGGTGCTCCAAACACATCACAAAATTTTGTTGCAGGTGCGgactaccagaggatgatgcacatTTATTTTTCACTTGCACCTTTGCTAGAGCTGTTTGGTTCCATTCTCACTGGCACATTAGGTCAGATATCTTAGCAGCGAACTCCAACCACATAACCAACACAATCTCCAACATGCTAGCCCTCAGACATCCAACCACATTTTCACATTTTTTGGTGCATGTGGAAGGAGAGAAATGAAAAACTCTTTACCGCCCAACCAGGTTTTTGCCAGAACCAATGCCCTTGTAAATTTTTTAGAAACTAAACACACTTTACCACCACCGCCCAAGCCTCGTACTATCCCTGAAGAACGGTAACACCCCAAttttttcaaaacaaagaaaactcaatttccctttttccaaattttggagccAACAATTTTTTTGAATCACTTTCCCTTATGTACATAGATTTAATGCATATATGTTGTAatcttgccatgatgcttgcttgagTGTTTACCAATGTTGCTAATACCCTAAACCATGATACTTTGATCAAAGGGAAACAAAGAAAatggaaaataaaataaaaatgacatcacatatgagcctatggctatttttttgtaaaactttaacctaggccattttaccttgtgccaatggtttggaaacataactaaactcaaaataataacttttgaatcaaagaaatacaaaaca
Coding sequences within it:
- the LOC139830007 gene encoding malonyl-coenzyme:anthocyanin 5-O-glucoside-6'''-O-malonyltransferase-like, with protein sequence MAPILELSVLESAVVAPSAPAPDTACSLPLNFFDVFWLNSPPVERVFYYRLIPGTSDDITSILSNLKSSLSQALGAFYPLAGRLRLTPGTDDRYELHYHPGDSVTFTVAEYDADVDELAEDEAREVAKILPLVPPLPVGVGPVLTVQATVLRGGRGLAVGLSLHHAACDGASSTRFLHTWAAAAGTGTGAPPPPVMDRTLLDDPSGGCPLYKLLSTDEMEYVKMADDQLVATFTLSKEDIQRVKDVVVAAAGARPPRCTSLVATFGFIWSCYQRSKDDAASNSEQTHFIFPIDQRSRMKPDPIPDEYFGNCIGAAMQAAPKNQLAAAGADGLLAACTAIAAAIERAVGELGSPEKMALWMERIREASASGGGVLTVAGSPRFRVYDVDFGFGRPAKVEIVSVARTGAMAVAESRQSGGGMEVGMSLPPAGMQRFQTCFHDAITWLHQQ